In a single window of the Acyrthosiphon pisum isolate AL4f chromosome X, pea_aphid_22Mar2018_4r6ur, whole genome shotgun sequence genome:
- the LOC100164680 gene encoding uncharacterized protein LOC100164680, translating into MDNIHRYNKEQFFFYELLKDIQEDIHFLNDKPGKVYITLTEHLNNVNARVPEPFTAEELVDMEECIRDAVKDLTDLDLNTYLCTGVVVLSEYLDSPEDMFEYIGKKKRGL; encoded by the coding sequence ATGGATAACATTCACAGATACAACAAGGAGCAATTCTTCTTTTATGAACTTCTAAAAGATATCCAGGaagatattcattttttaaatgataaaccaGGCAAAGTGTACATAACTTTAacagaacatttaaataatgtgaATGCTAGAGTACCTGAACCATTTACAGCAGAAGAACTTGTTGACATGGAAGAATGTATAAGAGATGCAGTGAAAGATCTGACCGATCTTGATCTTAACACTTACCTTTGTACTGGAGTTGTTGTTCTATCAGAATATTTAGATTCCCCAGAGGATATGTTTGAATATATTGGGAAAAAAAAGAGAGgcttataa